The Pseudanabaena galeata CCNP1313 genome includes a region encoding these proteins:
- a CDS encoding IS982 family transposase, which produces MDITRIFCEVDDFCQSFEKHWQEQPMLPSMQGERKSRSRMRLSEVMTIAIAFHGSGYKTFKDFYTLTVIPFWRKAFPHLVSYTRFVELMPWTMMLLCCFLHTRKGEVTGISFIDSTPINVCVPCRAHAHKVFKGMVNWGKNSVGWHFGFKLHLIINDKGELLAFKLTPANIDDRQPVPEMAQDLFGQLFGDRGYISQKLFEKLYEQGLQLITKRKKNMKNCLVKLIDKILLRKRAIIESVNDQLKNISQIEHSRHRSFFNFLVNLLAGLVAYTYRETKPALDLLFKGLPALPPAIF; this is translated from the coding sequence TTGGATATCACGCGAATCTTCTGTGAAGTGGATGATTTTTGCCAAAGCTTTGAAAAACACTGGCAAGAGCAACCAATGTTGCCATCAATGCAGGGAGAAAGGAAAAGTCGCTCAAGAATGAGGTTGAGTGAAGTGATGACCATCGCGATCGCCTTTCATGGGTCAGGATACAAGACCTTCAAAGACTTCTATACCCTAACTGTAATACCGTTTTGGCGGAAAGCTTTTCCCCACTTGGTAAGCTACACCCGCTTTGTGGAGCTAATGCCTTGGACAATGATGTTGTTATGTTGCTTTCTGCATACCCGCAAAGGCGAAGTGACAGGAATATCATTCATCGACTCCACACCGATCAATGTCTGTGTACCATGCCGTGCCCATGCCCATAAAGTATTCAAAGGTATGGTCAATTGGGGCAAAAACTCAGTGGGATGGCACTTTGGCTTCAAGCTACATTTGATTATCAATGACAAAGGGGAATTGCTTGCCTTCAAGCTCACACCAGCCAATATTGATGACCGACAACCTGTGCCTGAGATGGCTCAAGACCTCTTTGGTCAATTGTTTGGTGACCGTGGTTATATCTCCCAAAAGTTGTTTGAGAAGCTCTATGAACAAGGTTTACAACTGATTACTAAGCGCAAGAAAAATATGAAAAACTGTTTGGTCAAGTTGATTGATAAGATTTTGCTGCGTAAGCGCGCAATTATTGAGTCCGTCAATGATCAACTCAAAAACATTTCTCAGATTGAGCATTCAAGACATCGCAGTTTTTTTAATTTTCTTGTCAACCTTTTAGCTGGGTTGGTTGCTTATACATATCGAGAGACTAAACCTGCTTTAGATCTTCTCTTCAAAGGCTTACCTGCTCTTCCTCCTGCCATCTTTTAG